The genomic interval AAATTAAACAAGGTTATAATCTTTAGTAGGCATGGACTTAGGTATCCTTTACTTAACTATGCAGATAAACAAGGAATAATAACACCTGAAGAGGTGAATTGGGAATTTTCTGATGGTGTTTTAACTCCAAGAGGAGAGATCTTAGAATATAGATTTGGTCAGTATATTAGAGAATATTTAAAAAATTTAGATTTTGAAATAAAAACTAAAAAAATACGTTCTAATTCTTTAAAAAGAACAGTACTTACTGCAAAAATACTGTCTTTAGCCCTATTTCCTTTTGAAAATATTAAAGTTGAACATAAATATGATGATTTTAATATAATGGAAACGGAGTTTAATATTAATATATTTGATGAAGATATTAATCGTGATAAATTAAGAAAAATGGATGAGGATTTAAGACCTTTATACAATAGGCTTGAAGAGATATTAAACATAGAAAAAGATACAATATATAACAAGGGATCAGATATTTTGGTAAATGATCAAGGTTTCATTTATTCTCATGGAGCATTTAAAATAGCTACTGATATAGTAGATTTATACATATTAAAATATTATGAAAACTTTAAAGAAGAAGATATATTAAGAAATTTAAATTTAAGAAAAGAAATTAAGAAATTATCAGAAATTAAAGATAGATTATTAGATGTAATATTTGCTGATATGGAATATATATTAAAATCTGAAAAAAATGCATATAATTTAGTTCAAGAAGAATTAAAAAATGATAAAGATTTTACATTACTTGTAGGGCATGATTCAAATATAGCGACAATACTTTCTGCATTAAATGTAGATACGACTAATTTAGGAAATGAATTTGAAAAGTATCCTATAGATTCAAAACTTGTATTTAAAGTATATGAAGATGATAGTTTTGATTTAGATATTATGTATTATGAAATAGATGATATTAGAAATATGAGTGGAGTACCTACTTGTAAAAATTTACTTAAAAATCATAAATTTATTAAATTATCTAACTAAACTAAGTAAATTAAAAAATAATGATGATAAAATATATAAAAATCAGTTAGGAAGGTATAATTTTGAAAAGAGTGTTTTCTCTATTATGCATAATTTATTTTACTTTAAGTTGTGGTTCTGATGTTGTAGAAAAAAAAGAAGAAAAACCAAAGGAAGTTCAACAGGAAGTAATTAAAGTTATACAAAAAGATGATGTAGAGCAAAAAGAAGAAGAAAAAGAAATAGAAGAAATTAAAGAAGAAAATACTGTTAAAGATATTGAAAATAGTGATGTCATAACTCATGTATATGATTTAGAAGAAATAAATGAAAATGGTGAAATAAAATATTTTTCAAAAAAATTAAATAAGATATTAGAATCTTCAGATATATTTAGAACAGGAATTTTAAATACTTTAAAATATACTAAGGATATAAATATTGATGGTTTAAATATTAATAAGTTTATACTTAAAGATGGATATATTTTAATAGGAGATCATGAAGAAGTTAAATTAAAATTAGATGATAATAAATCCTTATTTAAAAGTGGGACTGAGCTTGACTCTATATATAAAGGGGAAAAATTAGTTCCTAAAAAAAGAAGAATAGATCCAAATAAAAAACATATAGCATTTACATTTGATGATGGACCAGGTAATAAAAATCATGTACTAATAAGAGAATTATTTAATAAATATGATGAAACAGCTACATTTTTCTTTGTAGGATCTAGTGTTAAGAAACATCCAGAGATGGTTTTAAAAACATATCTGGATGGACATGAAATAGGTAATCATACCTACAATCATCCTAACCTTAGAAATTTAAATTCATCTGAAATTTGGAATGAAATTTCAAGAACAAATGATGAAATATTTAAGATAATAGGAGTAGATGGAGAATATGTTAGACCGCCTTATGGAGCATTTAATAATACCGTTGTTAATATCATAGGCGGCAAAAGAAAAGTTGCTTTATGGAATGTTGATTCTGAAGATTGGAAAAGTAGAAATGTAGATACTATAATTTCAAGAGTTTTAGATAAGGTTAAAGACGGAGATATAGTCTTATTCCATGATCTATATAAAGAAAGCTATGAATCAGTTAGTATAATGTTGCCTATTTTAAAGGAAAGAGGTTTCCAGTTTGTAAGTTATTCTGAAATGTTGGAATTAAGAAAAAATAAATATAAAGGAGAGTAGATACAATGAATGTTTGGTTAATTTTATTTGCAATTCTAGCTATTATAGAAGTTGTAACTATTAATTTAGTAACTATATGGTTTGCATTATCAGCCCTTGTAGTATATTTCGTTAGTATGTTTACAGATTCTATAACTATTCAACTTGCTGTATTTACAGTACTTTCAGTAGTTTTTTTACTATACACTATGCCTATAGTAAAAAAATATGTTAAGTTTAAAAATGTAAATGAAGTAGGAGATATTGGAAGTAAGGTAGAAATATTAGAATGTAACAATAATAATTATGTTGTAAAATTTAAAGGTGTTGCATGGAATGCTGAATCTGAAAATTCTAATTATTCTGTTGGGGATATAGTTGAAGTTAAAAAATTTAAAGGTAATAAAATAATAATATAAAGGAGAGATTTTTATGTTAAGTGTTAATATGATAGTTTTCGGAGTTATTATACTATTAATATTTGTAGTTATTTCTAAAAGTATTAGAATAATTTCTGAATCAGAAATGTATGTTATAGAAAGATTAGGTAAGTATTCAAGAACATTAGATTCAGGCTTACATTTTTTAAACCCTATCCTAGATAATGTTTCTAAAAAAGTTAGTTTAAAAGAACAAGTTGTTGATTTTGACCCTCAAGCGGTTATAACTAAAGATAATGCTACTATGGAGATTGATACAGTTGTATATTATCAAATTACTGATCCTAAGCTATATACTTATGGTGTTGAAAGACCACTTTCTGCTATAGAAAATTTAACTGCAACAACATTAAGAAATATAATAGGGGATATGACAGTTGATGAAACATTAACAAGTAGAGATGTAATTAATGGAAAAATGAGACTTGAACTTGATGAAGCTACAGATCCATGGGGAATAAAAGTTAATCGTGTTGAGTTAAAGAGTATTTTACCACCTGTAGAAATTAAAACTGCAATGGAAAAAGAAATGAAAGCTGAACGTGAAAAAAGAGCTAAGGTATTAGAAGCACAAGCTCAAAAAGAAAGTGCTATACTTGTTGCTGAAGGGGAAAAAACAGCCGCTATATTAAGAGCTGAGGCTAAAAAAGAAGTAAGTATTAGAGAAGCAGAAGGTAAGGCACGTGCTATACTTGCTTTAAAAGAAGCAGAAGCTGAAGGTATTAGAATATTAAACTCTTCATCTCCAACAAAAGAAATACTTGCTTTAAGATCACTTGAAAGTTTAGAAAAAGTATCTCAAGGGGAAGCAACTAAGATCTTTATACCAAGTGAATTACAAAATTTAACATCATTACTTGCAGGTATTAGAGAAATAAAATAGGATAATTTTAAAAAGATATTGAGTTGTCAATTAAAAATGAAAATGTCTCAAAAAATATATAATATATAGACCTAAATTAGAGGGGGATTATCCCCTCTTTTTAAACTAGGTCTTTCTCAATTTTAATTTAGGGCATTTATTTATACGGGTTAGAGAACATTTTTTTGAAAAGTAACTGTAAAATGTCCGAATTAGATTTATCATATATTAAGAATAATTTTGAAAATCTTAATGCAGATATAAAAAAATATATAGCACAAGAAAGTAGGCTATATTTATATGATGTTGAATGATTTTTAATAATATTTACTTATATTTCTTGTAAGTAAAAAACTAATGTTGTATAATTTGATATATAATACTTAATAAATAAAAAATAATTAATATAAAGGAGTTTGTAAATGGAGAGAAGGAGAATTATGAATAAGTCGCAAAAAATATTGGTAGCACTTTTCTTTTTAAGTTCTATAGGTATGGCAAATCATGGTAGATATGAACAATATTGGTCAGACTATGAAGATTTTGCAAATAATAGAGGTAAATTTAAAATAGGTCAAAAGGGAGTTATTGTATATAAAAAAGATGGATTAGGAGATCCTGCAACAATAGAACAACCTATACCTAATTTTGATGGAATGGTAGATGGTGGAGCTTATGCTCTTTGGGGAGATCCACAAATATTATCAACTGCAAGCCATGTTGGTAACTGGGGAAGTTTTACATTTATACAAAGACATTTAAGAAAAGATGTTGAATTGTCAGAAGGATTTAAAGATAAGGCAAATATTAAAAAAGAAGATATAGTTAAGGAATATTCTGAACGTGTTAATATGCCATATATGAGAAATTTAGGCAATGACTATTCAATAGGTAGATTAAAAACTATTGCTTTTGATGGGTATACACCAGAAACTATTAAGAGTAGAGATCAAATTCATTATGGAGATTTAGTAGCTAGAACTGGGGGTGGAGTAAATAGTTATGCTCAAGATGGTGGAGAAAGATATCCAGTAGGATATGGAAATATAGCTGGTGGATTAAATAAAATATATCATAAAGATGGTGGAAGTTTTTGGATACAGATGCAAAGAAATTTTCAAACACCATTAGATAGTGCAAGTAGACCCGGAGATAGTGGATCACCTGCGTATATTTGGGATGCGACTAACCAAAAATGGTTATTAGCCGGAGAAAATTCAGCTGGTTCTGGAGATAATAACTGGAATAAAAAATCTATAATCAAACAAAATCCAGATGCAGTAAATGCTTATTTGAAAAGTATAGAAGATGAAAAAATTGTAGAAGATAATGTTATACTTAATGGAAAAACTTTAAGTTTTGGAAATACTACAAGAAATATAGATGATAATGTAGCAACTGCTAAAAATCAAACTTTTGCTAAAAATGGATTGACTTTAACTGTAAATAGTGATAGTGATACTGGAACTTCTCGTTTTAGATTTAGCGAAAATGCAAATATAACAGGAACAGGTAAATTTAATACCGCAGGTCTTATAATCGATAAAAATGTTAATGTAAACTATAACATAATATCAGATAAAAATACCGTTATAAGAAAAAGAGGAGAAGGAAGTTTAACATTAAATGGAAATTCTCAAAATGATGTTGAAGTTAATATAGGTGAGGGAAGTTTAATATTAGATAATAGTAATGGTTATGCAGCAAGTCATATAAGAGTAGCACAAGGTGCTAAGGTAGTATTAAATAAAGAAAATCAGTTAAATGATAATAAGATATATTTTGGTCATCGTGGTGGTACTTTAGAATTAAAAGGTCATAATTTAGAATTTAATGATATATATCATTTAGATAAAGATGCAATTATTGCTAATAAAGAAAGTACAACTAAATCAAAATTTACATTTACTCAAGGTAAAGATAGAGTATTTTTAGGTAAATTTAGTGGTAATATGG from Pseudostreptobacillus hongkongensis carries:
- a CDS encoding polysaccharide deacetylase family protein — its product is MFSLLCIIYFTLSCGSDVVEKKEEKPKEVQQEVIKVIQKDDVEQKEEEKEIEEIKEENTVKDIENSDVITHVYDLEEINENGEIKYFSKKLNKILESSDIFRTGILNTLKYTKDINIDGLNINKFILKDGYILIGDHEEVKLKLDDNKSLFKSGTELDSIYKGEKLVPKKRRIDPNKKHIAFTFDDGPGNKNHVLIRELFNKYDETATFFFVGSSVKKHPEMVLKTYLDGHEIGNHTYNHPNLRNLNSSEIWNEISRTNDEIFKIIGVDGEYVRPPYGAFNNTVVNIIGGKRKVALWNVDSEDWKSRNVDTIISRVLDKVKDGDIVLFHDLYKESYESVSIMLPILKERGFQFVSYSEMLELRKNKYKGE
- a CDS encoding histidine-type phosphatase, encoding MKLNKVIIFSRHGLRYPLLNYADKQGIITPEEVNWEFSDGVLTPRGEILEYRFGQYIREYLKNLDFEIKTKKIRSNSLKRTVLTAKILSLALFPFENIKVEHKYDDFNIMETEFNINIFDEDINRDKLRKMDEDLRPLYNRLEEILNIEKDTIYNKGSDILVNDQGFIYSHGAFKIATDIVDLYILKYYENFKEEDILRNLNLRKEIKKLSEIKDRLLDVIFADMEYILKSEKNAYNLVQEELKNDKDFTLLVGHDSNIATILSALNVDTTNLGNEFEKYPIDSKLVFKVYEDDSFDLDIMYYEIDDIRNMSGVPTCKNLLKNHKFIKLSN
- a CDS encoding NfeD family protein; translated protein: MNVWLILFAILAIIEVVTINLVTIWFALSALVVYFVSMFTDSITIQLAVFTVLSVVFLLYTMPIVKKYVKFKNVNEVGDIGSKVEILECNNNNYVVKFKGVAWNAESENSNYSVGDIVEVKKFKGNKIII
- a CDS encoding SPFH domain-containing protein yields the protein MLSVNMIVFGVIILLIFVVISKSIRIISESEMYVIERLGKYSRTLDSGLHFLNPILDNVSKKVSLKEQVVDFDPQAVITKDNATMEIDTVVYYQITDPKLYTYGVERPLSAIENLTATTLRNIIGDMTVDETLTSRDVINGKMRLELDEATDPWGIKVNRVELKSILPPVEIKTAMEKEMKAEREKRAKVLEAQAQKESAILVAEGEKTAAILRAEAKKEVSIREAEGKARAILALKEAEAEGIRILNSSSPTKEILALRSLESLEKVSQGEATKIFIPSELQNLTSLLAGIREIK